One segment of Thermoanaerobaculia bacterium DNA contains the following:
- a CDS encoding FG-GAP repeat protein, which translates to MTRLLQLRLSRPGALALLAALASYPVALPPVVLAASSVGLSSVRARGIDNFELGGNLPGFQEEFGHAFAVGDWNGDGVDDLATGLPYDDGVANIQQYIGAVYVQFGIAGAGLAPPGGAVLLSQEVGPDLAFDDEQFGWALAAGDFDGDGFDDLAVGVPGNEVVGVATGGVQIYFGSGSSPVFDIGTILPIPGAAGDRIGLALAAGDFNNDGYDDLATGMPLQSTAAGAVRIDYGGPGGFFTGGLLLRQDSPSIDDVGEENDRFGFALTSGDFDGNGHADLAVGVPNENGYGALHVFFWNGGGLDLTRDLFWTQNSIAGTSEPNDKFGFALAAGDFDGDGRADLAIGSPGETLGLANELTDSGAVAVTYGSSTGIFFDLARTQGWAQGGLIGLDTAELGDRFGEAFAVGDFDGDGRDDLMIGHPEEDTTSSNTGAATVLLGGATGFAQARSRLLLAASEGIPGAGFLHAYFGSAATAGDFDADGYADLVIGELYGSSPTGSFRAGMEIVLYGSMFSDGFESQDTSYWSAVAP; encoded by the coding sequence ATGACCCGACTCCTGCAGCTCCGCCTCTCCCGTCCAGGCGCCCTGGCGCTTCTCGCGGCGCTGGCTTCGTACCCGGTCGCCTTGCCGCCGGTCGTTCTCGCTGCCAGCTCCGTCGGTCTCTCCTCGGTCCGTGCGCGCGGCATCGACAACTTCGAGCTCGGGGGGAATCTGCCCGGGTTCCAGGAGGAGTTCGGCCACGCCTTCGCCGTGGGAGATTGGAACGGCGACGGTGTCGACGACCTCGCGACTGGCCTTCCCTACGACGACGGAGTCGCGAACATCCAGCAGTACATCGGGGCGGTCTACGTTCAGTTCGGCATCGCCGGAGCGGGGCTAGCGCCGCCGGGGGGTGCCGTCCTGCTTTCGCAGGAGGTCGGGCCCGACTTGGCCTTCGACGACGAGCAGTTCGGCTGGGCGCTCGCCGCCGGCGACTTCGACGGGGATGGGTTCGACGACCTCGCCGTCGGTGTTCCCGGCAACGAGGTCGTCGGCGTCGCCACCGGCGGCGTGCAGATCTACTTCGGCTCCGGTTCCTCCCCGGTCTTCGACATCGGGACGATACTCCCAATTCCCGGGGCCGCGGGCGACCGCATCGGCCTGGCACTCGCTGCAGGCGACTTCAACAATGATGGCTACGACGACCTGGCCACCGGCATGCCCCTGCAGTCCACCGCTGCGGGCGCGGTGCGCATCGACTACGGTGGTCCCGGAGGCTTCTTCACGGGTGGCCTGCTCCTGCGGCAGGACAGTCCCAGCATCGACGACGTCGGCGAGGAAAACGATCGCTTCGGTTTCGCGCTCACGTCGGGGGACTTCGACGGCAACGGCCACGCGGACCTCGCGGTCGGCGTACCGAACGAGAACGGCTACGGCGCACTCCATGTCTTCTTCTGGAACGGCGGCGGGCTGGACCTGACGCGCGACCTCTTCTGGACGCAGAACAGCATCGCAGGCACCAGCGAGCCCAACGACAAGTTCGGCTTCGCGCTCGCGGCGGGGGATTTCGATGGCGACGGCCGCGCAGATCTGGCAATCGGCTCGCCTGGCGAGACGCTGGGTCTCGCGAACGAGCTCACCGACTCCGGCGCCGTTGCCGTGACGTACGGCTCCAGCACAGGGATCTTCTTCGATCTCGCGCGCACCCAGGGGTGGGCTCAGGGAGGGCTTATCGGCCTCGACACCGCCGAGCTCGGCGATCGCTTCGGGGAGGCGTTCGCCGTCGGTGACTTCGACGGCGACGGGCGAGACGACCTGATGATCGGCCACCCCGAGGAAGACACCACCAGTTCGAACACCGGCGCGGCCACGGTGCTCCTGGGGGGCGCGACCGGCTTCGCCCAGGCTCGCAGCCGCCTTCTGCTCGCCGCGAGCGAGGGCATTCCGGGTGCGGGCTTCCTCCACGCCTACTTCGGTTCCGCGGCCACTGCGGGAGACTTCGACGCTGACGGCTACGCCGATCTGGTGATCGGCGAGCTCTACGGCAGCTCACCCACCGGGTCGTTCAGGGCCGGGATGGAGATCGTCCTCTACGGCAGCATGTTCTCCGACGGATTCGAAAGCCAGGACACGTCCTACTGGTCGGCTGTCGCTCCCTGA
- a CDS encoding serine/threonine protein kinase gives MSASAGSPGGAARSLRSLRDLYDQAVELPAEQRERFVAALEAAGSSHCAQLRRLLAAADPSAESPLDGDPWARIEEEGPEPAPERIGPYRILSELGRGGMGRVYLAFSLGADFERQVALKVVAPGGSGVGEIERRFRDERRILARLEHPGIARLYDAGRAEDGRWYLALEYVAGSNLIEHVREHGLEIAERLRLFLAVLEAVAYAHASSVVHRDLKPANIQVGRDGRPRLLDFGIAKFLAESAAETAPGVSVTRTGTRALTPAYASPEQFRGAAVTPASDVFSLGVVFYELLADVRPFQPKGTEAEIERAILGEDPEPPSTARRRAQTAIDRGVGQAPSGRPAARRLPRDLDAICLKALQKNPEDRYASAAEFAEDVARYLAGAPVAARGGGLGYRISRFYRRHRLAVAAAAALGLLATALGYSEVARRRGVRAALAPRASLALDAAVAADPTPRRFPFSGVAASDAPELERRFAAEPGSVETGAHLVMALAKGDRRAEAELIVARLRQIPGRGADPLIDYAEATLAGSGAEPQRALVLFTTALERAIAAGRGDLVSQTRASRGRLLSTLGRSEEARADMEAARAGFETSGDTASLARVLNDLAIEELQRGNLLAGERLLEQALAASRAVGPGGGGVILGNLAGLAMQRGRPDLAEPRHREAVQIFREAKSRRLSWALTDLSETLRDLGRVVEADAALAEALTLLAAGPAGSDYAIALFYRGGAELDAGGLERVGATVAELASVARTTGDRATLAYSERLRGLAAAARGERAAARQGLAEASRLLLANGQADWAAETDLQLAEVEFGFDELVAAAGLAERARDAGGAASAEGTTAFLATALLAGIDARSGRLPEARRRLDTLGEAAASSPSVNRRLSYLRARALWALASGREGDARRDLEAALACAESAGRKLQAAALRRALREL, from the coding sequence ATGAGCGCGAGCGCTGGGTCGCCCGGCGGCGCCGCTCGATCGCTGCGATCGCTGCGCGACCTCTACGACCAGGCCGTGGAGCTGCCGGCCGAGCAGCGCGAGCGTTTCGTCGCCGCTCTCGAGGCCGCCGGAAGCTCTCACTGCGCGCAGCTCCGCCGCCTGCTCGCCGCCGCCGACCCGAGCGCCGAGTCGCCCCTCGACGGCGATCCATGGGCGCGAATCGAGGAGGAGGGCCCCGAACCGGCGCCGGAGCGCATCGGCCCGTACCGGATTCTCTCGGAGCTCGGGCGTGGCGGGATGGGCCGCGTCTATCTCGCCTTTTCCCTGGGCGCCGATTTCGAGCGTCAGGTGGCACTCAAGGTCGTCGCCCCGGGCGGCAGTGGTGTCGGCGAGATCGAGCGCCGTTTCCGCGACGAGCGCCGGATCCTCGCGCGCCTCGAGCATCCCGGGATCGCCCGCCTCTACGACGCCGGCCGCGCCGAGGACGGGCGCTGGTATCTCGCGCTCGAGTACGTCGCGGGTTCGAATCTCATCGAACACGTGCGCGAGCACGGCCTGGAGATTGCCGAGCGCCTGCGCCTCTTCCTCGCCGTCCTCGAGGCGGTGGCGTATGCGCACGCCTCCTCGGTCGTCCATCGCGACTTGAAGCCGGCCAACATCCAGGTCGGCCGCGACGGCAGACCGCGACTGCTCGATTTCGGGATCGCCAAGTTTCTGGCCGAAAGCGCCGCGGAGACGGCCCCGGGTGTCTCGGTCACCCGCACCGGCACGCGAGCGCTCACGCCGGCCTATGCGAGTCCGGAGCAGTTTCGCGGTGCAGCCGTCACTCCCGCCTCGGACGTCTTCTCGCTGGGAGTGGTGTTCTACGAGCTCCTGGCGGACGTTCGTCCCTTCCAACCGAAGGGAACCGAAGCGGAGATCGAGCGCGCCATCCTCGGCGAGGACCCGGAACCTCCGAGCACGGCCCGAAGGCGCGCCCAGACGGCGATCGACCGCGGCGTCGGGCAGGCCCCGTCAGGCCGGCCAGCGGCGAGGAGGCTGCCGCGGGACCTCGATGCCATCTGTCTCAAGGCGCTGCAGAAGAACCCGGAAGACCGCTACGCTTCGGCGGCCGAGTTCGCCGAGGACGTTGCGCGCTACCTCGCCGGAGCCCCCGTCGCCGCGCGTGGCGGCGGGCTCGGCTACCGGATCTCCCGTTTCTATCGCCGCCACCGGCTGGCCGTCGCGGCGGCGGCCGCCCTCGGGTTGCTCGCGACAGCCCTCGGCTACAGCGAAGTCGCACGCCGCCGGGGGGTCCGCGCTGCCCTCGCTCCCCGCGCTTCCCTGGCTCTCGATGCCGCCGTCGCCGCCGACCCGACGCCGCGCAGGTTTCCCTTCTCCGGCGTCGCGGCGAGCGACGCTCCGGAGCTCGAACGCCGTTTCGCCGCCGAACCCGGCAGCGTCGAGACCGGCGCCCACCTCGTGATGGCGCTGGCCAAGGGCGACCGGCGCGCCGAGGCCGAGCTCATCGTCGCCCGCCTGCGCCAGATCCCCGGCCGCGGCGCCGATCCGCTCATCGACTACGCGGAAGCGACGCTTGCAGGAAGCGGGGCCGAGCCGCAGCGAGCGCTCGTGTTGTTCACGACCGCACTCGAGCGCGCGATCGCCGCCGGGCGGGGGGACCTGGTGTCGCAGACCCGGGCGTCGCGCGGCCGGCTGCTCTCGACCCTGGGCCGGAGCGAGGAGGCGCGGGCCGACATGGAAGCTGCACGCGCCGGCTTCGAGACCTCTGGCGACACGGCGTCTCTGGCGCGCGTCCTCAACGACCTCGCGATCGAAGAGCTGCAGCGCGGCAACCTCCTCGCCGGGGAACGCCTCCTGGAGCAGGCGCTCGCCGCCAGCCGGGCCGTCGGTCCGGGCGGCGGCGGCGTCATCCTGGGCAATCTCGCCGGTCTCGCGATGCAGCGCGGCCGCCCCGACCTCGCCGAACCGCGCCATCGCGAAGCGGTGCAGATCTTTCGCGAAGCCAAGAGTCGCAGGCTCTCCTGGGCGTTGACCGATCTCTCGGAGACGCTGCGGGATCTGGGAAGGGTGGTGGAAGCGGACGCCGCCCTCGCCGAAGCGCTCACGCTTCTCGCCGCCGGCCCCGCGGGCTCCGACTACGCCATCGCGCTCTTCTATCGCGGCGGCGCCGAGCTCGACGCCGGCGGGCTCGAGCGAGTCGGCGCGACCGTGGCCGAACTGGCAAGCGTCGCGCGAACGACGGGAGATCGCGCGACGCTCGCCTATTCCGAGAGGCTGCGCGGTCTCGCGGCGGCCGCCCGGGGCGAGCGCGCCGCGGCGCGCCAGGGGCTCGCCGAGGCGAGTCGCCTGCTGCTCGCCAACGGCCAGGCCGACTGGGCTGCCGAGACCGATCTCCAGCTCGCCGAGGTCGAGTTCGGCTTCGACGAGCTCGTGGCGGCGGCCGGACTCGCCGAGCGGGCACGGGACGCCGGTGGCGCGGCGAGCGCCGAGGGCACCACGGCCTTTCTGGCGACCGCTCTCCTGGCCGGGATCGACGCGCGGTCCGGCAGACTGCCCGAGGCCCGGCGGCGCCTCGACACCCTGGGGGAGGCCGCTGCGAGCTCCCCGAGTGTGAACCGGCGCTTGAGCTATCTCCGCGCCCGCGCGCTCTGGGCGCTAGCTTCCGGGCGCGAAGGCGACGCCCGGCGCGATCTCGAGGCCGCGCTCGCCTGCGCCGAGTCCGCCGGCCGGAAGCTTCAGGCGGCTGCCCTTCGCCGCGCGCTCCGCGAGCTCTGA
- a CDS encoding sigma-70 family RNA polymerase sigma factor: protein MSGDGERSADLTGLLQAWRRGSAGARDELLERVYAHLKRIAAAQLRGERDGHTLQPTALVHEAYLRLINQARVDWRDRAHFFGLVAATMRRVLIDHARRRGSRKRQHAEEAPGLTIAGSVAPAVDLLDLDRALERLAGESARAAQVVEMRYFAGLDIDEVAECLEISPATVKRDWEFARTWMRAELGEPA, encoded by the coding sequence ATGTCGGGCGACGGCGAGCGCAGCGCGGATCTGACGGGTTTGCTGCAGGCGTGGCGGCGAGGCAGTGCCGGGGCGCGCGACGAGTTGCTCGAGCGCGTCTACGCCCACCTCAAGCGGATCGCCGCAGCCCAGCTGCGGGGGGAACGTGACGGCCACACCCTGCAGCCGACCGCGCTTGTGCATGAGGCCTATCTGCGCCTCATCAACCAGGCAAGAGTCGACTGGCGCGACCGCGCACACTTCTTCGGTCTGGTTGCGGCGACGATGCGCCGGGTGTTGATCGACCACGCGCGGCGCCGGGGAAGTCGCAAGCGTCAGCACGCAGAGGAGGCCCCGGGTCTCACGATCGCCGGATCCGTGGCGCCCGCGGTCGACCTCCTGGACCTCGACCGCGCTCTCGAGCGCCTGGCGGGAGAATCGGCGCGCGCCGCCCAGGTGGTGGAGATGCGCTACTTCGCCGGCCTCGACATCGACGAGGTTGCCGAGTGCCTGGAGATCTCGCCGGCGACCGTCAAACGGGACTGGGAGTTCGCTCGCACCTGGATGCGGGCGGAGTTGGGCGAACCGGCATGA
- a CDS encoding FG-GAP repeat protein: MIRRPAVRRRLYRAALAAILTAPLLAPPAAEAGSVGLSSVRGVTIPNFALPENPVEASDRFGFSFASGDFNGDGASDLATGVPYDALGSSQVIPGGSVFVQLGSAGAGLLAASPSLLVTDPHGAHFGWALAAADFNGDTIDDLAVGSPESTGSFGHERYGLVRVYYGSATPEVFGEAVNVSNIGVLQDSRTGFALAAGDFDGDGFADLAVASPGLNTNAGGIRIACGGASGLEDPGSVIDQDTPGVEGVREAHDLFGYSLAAGDFDGNGGDDLAVGVVNENQVGSVQVLFSTPSGIDPALDLLLSQDAVAGTGELNDQFGFALAAADFDGDGKDDLAIGSPGEALGLSNEITNTGMVVVVYGSTSATFDLARTQAWGQGGILSVDTAEAGDRFSAALAAGDFDADGYADLAIGQPEEDVTGMNDGALTVHMGGPNGFSQLRARFLAAGTDGLPGPIQPHSNYGFAAASGDFDADGSADLVIGAPFHNQDGTILDSGLAVILYGGLFSDGFEDAAPGYWSSAAP; this comes from the coding sequence GTGATCCGCCGCCCCGCGGTTCGTCGCCGCCTCTATCGCGCCGCTCTCGCGGCGATCCTGACGGCGCCGCTCCTCGCTCCGCCGGCCGCAGAGGCGGGTTCGGTCGGCCTCTCCTCGGTCCGCGGCGTCACGATCCCGAACTTCGCGCTCCCCGAGAATCCGGTGGAGGCGTCCGACCGCTTCGGGTTCAGCTTCGCCAGCGGCGACTTCAACGGCGACGGCGCCAGCGATCTCGCCACCGGTGTCCCCTACGACGCCCTCGGATCCAGCCAGGTGATTCCCGGCGGTTCCGTCTTCGTCCAGCTGGGCAGCGCGGGCGCAGGTCTCCTCGCCGCGTCGCCCAGCCTGTTGGTGACCGACCCGCATGGCGCACACTTCGGCTGGGCCCTCGCTGCCGCCGACTTCAATGGCGACACGATCGACGACCTCGCCGTCGGCTCTCCGGAAAGTACGGGCAGCTTCGGCCACGAGCGCTACGGCTTGGTCCGCGTCTACTACGGCTCCGCGACGCCGGAGGTCTTCGGGGAGGCCGTCAATGTCTCGAATATCGGCGTCCTGCAGGACTCACGGACCGGTTTCGCTCTGGCGGCGGGCGACTTCGACGGCGACGGCTTCGCCGACCTCGCCGTCGCCAGCCCCGGCCTCAACACCAACGCCGGTGGCATTCGGATCGCCTGCGGCGGCGCGAGTGGGCTGGAGGATCCCGGCAGTGTGATCGACCAGGACACTCCCGGCGTCGAGGGCGTGCGCGAGGCGCACGACCTCTTCGGTTACTCTCTCGCCGCCGGCGATTTCGACGGCAACGGCGGCGACGATCTGGCGGTCGGAGTCGTCAACGAGAATCAGGTCGGGTCCGTGCAGGTCCTCTTCTCGACCCCCTCCGGCATCGACCCCGCCCTCGACCTCCTGCTGTCGCAGGACGCGGTGGCCGGAACCGGCGAGCTCAACGATCAGTTCGGCTTCGCCCTCGCGGCGGCCGACTTCGACGGCGATGGCAAGGACGACCTCGCGATCGGCTCGCCCGGTGAGGCGCTCGGACTCTCCAACGAGATCACCAACACGGGGATGGTCGTGGTCGTCTACGGGTCGACCTCGGCCACTTTCGATCTCGCGCGCACCCAGGCCTGGGGTCAGGGCGGAATTCTGAGCGTCGACACCGCCGAAGCCGGCGACCGCTTCAGCGCGGCGCTCGCCGCCGGCGACTTCGACGCCGATGGCTACGCCGATCTCGCGATCGGCCAGCCGGAAGAGGACGTGACCGGCATGAACGACGGCGCTCTGACGGTGCACATGGGCGGCCCGAACGGTTTCTCGCAACTGCGTGCCCGCTTCCTCGCCGCCGGCACCGACGGTCTTCCAGGTCCGATCCAGCCCCACAGCAATTACGGGTTCGCGGCCGCGAGCGGCGACTTCGACGCCGACGGTTCAGCCGACCTCGTGATCGGCGCGCCCTTTCACAATCAGGACGGCACAATCCTCGACTCCGGCCTCGCGGTCATCCTCTACGGCGGTCTCTTCTCCGACGGCTTCGAGGATGCCGCTCCGGGCTATTGGTCGAGCGCCGCTCCGTGA